Sequence from the Microbacterium dextranolyticum genome:
GCGATGCGCGGTGATCGAGATCGACTGCTCGTGGAGGAACGGCAGAAGCTCGATCCGGCCGGCCGTCGTCACCGGCTCGGCATAGACCGCGATGCTCGGGTCGCCCTTCGTCGCCGCTCCCACCGCCGAGCGCAGTGCCGCGACGGATGCCGCCGGCCCGACCAGGCGCACGCGCACCCCGTCGTCCTCACTCGCCACGATCCGCACCCGGTCGATCCATTCCTCGTCGCTCTCCACGAAGACCGGCACATCGCGGTCGCCGAGGGCATGGCGCACGGCGGCGGGCAGTCCCAACGGTGCGCTCAGCGTGAAGCCCGCACCGGCTCGCACACCGGCCACGACCACGCGCAGCAGCTCGTGCCACGAGGCATCCCGCGCGGCCCGCACGGCCACCTCCACCGGACGGTAGCGGAACAGGTTCCGCTCGACGCCCAGCCGCGAGACGTCGCGGACACGACCGAACTCCCGATCCCACGCGACCGCGTCCGACAGCGCTCCGCGACGGAGCCATTCGAAGGACTCGTACTCGAGGGAGGGCTGGGCGGATTCGATGAGGTCCGTGATCCGCGAGTCCAGCCCGCGCAGATGCAGCGTCGACGAGATCGGGCCCGGCGAGGACGGACGCCACGAGCCGAGCCCGACGAGGTAGTTCGGGCCGCCGGCCTTCGCACCCGGGCCCACCGCCGACCGCTTCCAGCCGCCGAACGGCTGGCGTTGGACGATCGCACCGGTGATCCCCCGATTGACGTACAGGTTGCCCGCGCGCACCTCGGTCAGCCACACCGCGAGGTCTTCGGGGTTCTGGGTGTGGAGCCCGGCCGTGAGCCCGTAGGCGACCGCGTTCTGGATCTCGATCGCGTCGGCGAGCGACGACGTATGGATCACGCCCAGCATCGGCCCGAAGAACTCCTCGAGATGCGTACGCGAGCCCGGACGCACTCCCACGCGGATGCCGGGGCGCCACAGGCGTCCGTCACCGCCGCCCGGCGCACCGCTCTCGACCGGACGAGGCTCGACGAGCCACTCCTCCCCGTCGTCGAGCTCGGTCAGCGCCCACGCGAGCCTGCCGTGCGGCCGTTCGATGACGGGACCGACCTCGCTGCGCGGGTCGGACGGCAGGCCGACCCGGAGCGACTCGGTGGCATCCACCAGCTGGCGGGCGAACCGCTCCGACCGCGCGACGGATCCGACGAGGATCGCGAGCGATGCGGCCGAGCACTTCTGCCCGGCGTGGCCGAACGCGCTCTTGACGAGATCGGATGCCGCGAGATCGAGATCGGCCGACGGCATCACGATCATGGCGTTCTTGCCGCTCGTCTCCGCCAGCAGCCGCAGGTCGTGACGCCACGACCGGAAGAGCGCCGCCGTCTCCCACGACCCGGTGAGGATCACACGGTCGACGCCGTCGTGGGCGATCAGCCGACGACCGAGGGCATCCTCGTCGAGGTCGACGAGCGCGAGGACATCTCGCGGCACCCCCGCGTCCCACAGGGCATCGGCGAGGACGGCGGCGCACCGGCGCGCCTGCGGCGCCGGCTTGAGGACGACGCCCGACCCCGCGGCGAGCGCGGCGAGCACCCCACCCGCGGGGATCGCGAGCGGGAAGTTCCACGGCGGGGCGACGACCGTGAGCCGCGCCGGCACGAAGACGGCGCCGGCCACGCGGTCGAGCTCCTTCGCCGTCGCCGCGTAGTAGTTCGCGAAGTCGACCGCCTCGCTCACCTCCACGTCGGCCTCGGCGAGCACCTTGCCGGTCTCAGCGGCGGCGACCTCGATCAGCTCGCCACGGCGGGCCTCGAGCGTACGGGCGGCGGAGCGCAGCACGGCGGCCCGCTCCGCCGCCGAGCGCGCACCCCACGCGGCACCGGCCGCGCGGACATCGGCGACGATCGCGTCGAGCCGCGTCTCGTCGTCCACGCGGGCGTCCGAGATCGTCCGGATGCCGGCGTCGGAGGCCTCGACGCGGGCCAGGATCTGCGCCGCCCATGCACGGTTGCCGGGGAGCGAGGGGTCGGAGTCGGGGGTGTTGTGGAATCCGGGAGCGCCCGCCTCGGGCCGCCCGGCGGATCTCTCCTCGCGGCCGGCGAAGACCGCGGTGTCGACGAATGCCTCCCCACCGAACATGTCGGCGCGACCGCCGCCGTCGCCCTCACCCTGCGCGATCTGCAGCACCACCTGGGTGAGGTCGGGTCCGTCCGAGGCATCCTCCGTCTCCGGCATGGTGAGGAGAGGCGCGGCCTCGGAGGTGTCGGAGGCGTCGGCCCGGTCGACGCCGGAGGCATCGTCCGGTGCCGTCGACCCCTCGCCCGCGCGGTCCTGACGTCGACGCGCCGACGCGGGCAGGTCCGCGCCGGACGCGCGGGCCACCGAGGCGACGAACCGCTCGCGCTCCCGCTCACGCAGCGCCGCATCGGACGCGAGATCGAACGCGGCGGACAGGAAGTTCTCGCTCGAGGCGTTCTCCTCCAGCCGGCGCACCAGGTAGCTGATCGCCACATCGAACTCGTCGGGCCGCACCACGGGGGTGTAGAGAAGCACACCCCCGACCTCGCGCGCGACCGCGTCGACCTGGCCCTGGGCCATGCCGAGCAGCATCTCGAACTCGATGTCGTCGCGGACCCCGCGCTCGCCCGCGAGCTCCCACGCATAGGCGATGTCGAAGAGATTGTGGCCTGCCACGCCGATGCGCACGGCCCGGGTGCGCTTCACGTCCAGCGCCTCGTGCAGGCAGCGCAGGTACGAGGCATCCGTGTCGAGCTTCGAGGCGTGCGTCGCGAGCTCCCAGCCGTGCATCGCGGCATCCACCCGCTCCATCGCGAGGTTCGCACCCTTCACCAGGCGGACCTTGATGCGGGCACCCCCGTCGTCGACGCGCCGCTGCGCCCACTCCGTGAGCCGCCGCAGCGCGGGCAGCGCGTCGGGGAGATAGGCCTGCAGCACGATGCCCGCCTCGAGCCTCGCGAGGCGATCGTCGTCGAGCAGGCGGGTGAAGACCGCGATCGTGAGGTCGAGGTCGCGATACTCCTCCATGTCGAGGTTGAGGAACGTGCCCCGTTCGAGCGCCGAGAGGTACAGGGGCATCAGGCGCTCGACGACGAGATCGACGGTCTGATCGAACGCCCACATCGACAGGCGGCTCGCGATCGCCGACACCTTCACCGAGACGTAGTCGACGTCGTCGCGACGGATGAGGTCGTGGATGCCGTCGAGACGCCGCCGCGCCTCGTCCTCGCCGAGCACCGCCTCACCGAGCAGGTTGAGGTTCAGCCGCGCGCCGGACCCGCGGAGCGTCGCGAGGGCGGGGCCGAGCCGGTCCGGTCGCGCGTCGACGACCAGATGGCCCACCATCTCGCGCAGCACGCGCCGGGCGATGGGCACGACAGGGGTGGGGAGTACCGGCGCGAGAGCACCGCCGGCCCGGACCGCGGCGCGCAGGTACCACGGCAGGAAGCCGGGGACGAGCGGCGCGACGCGCTGCAGGTTCGCGGCGGCGGCGGTGAGCGACTCGGGGCGCATGACGCCGTCGACGAAGCCGACCGTGAAGGGCAGACCGTCCGGGTCTTTCAGGACGCCGGCGAGGCGCTCCGCCGCAGGGTCGACCGGGACACCCGACTCTTCGGCGATCCACCGCTCGGCCAGGGCGATCGCCCGGGCGGTGACCGCGTCGTCGGCAGAGTTCGGCATCGCAGTCCCGTCGGTCATTCCTCCAGCCTGCACCGTGGTCCGCGCAACACGGCGAGGCGCACGTACGATTCGGCAAACGCACGGATGCACCGCCCCGCCGTGCGCGGTCCCGTCACGACGCGGGCTCGTCACAGCACCGTGTCGCCCCCTACCCTGTTCGGGTGACCATTCCGCCCGCCGCACCCACCGGTGCCCCCGAGCCGCGTGATCGCTTCACGCGGCTGCGGAAGGCGACCGACCGAGTGCCCACGAAGTGGTTCGCCGCGATCGGAACGACTCTGTTCCTCGCGGTGACGGCGGTTTTCGGGGGCCTGAGTCCGGTCGCCGCCGAGGAGAAGCCGCTCGCGCAACTGTCGGACGGCCAGACGCACACCAGCGCCCAGCTGAACGTCACGGTCGAACGCGCCGCGTTGATCGACCGCCTCCCCGGCTCGGGCGCGATCGCCGACCGCGAGAAGGGCGAACGCATCCTCGTCGTGCTCGTGCGCCTGGAGAACCTCTGGACCCGGCCGCTCTCCTCGGGATCACAGCCCGGCTTCGCGCAGTCGGTGCGGCTCGCCGCGGACTCCCGACCCGCCGACGGGGTCGTGCGCGAAGACGACCAGACCGCGCCGTTCTGGCTGCAGCCGAACGTCCCGGTACTCGTCGCCTTCAGCTGGGTGGTCCGCGGATCCGACTACGCGGATGCCTCGGAGGTCACGATCGTTCTCGAGGACGGATCTCTCGTCGTCGGCCAGATGCTCTACGTCGGCGAGGACTGGGGCGACTACGCGCCCGCCGCCGAGGTGACGCTGCCCCTCGCCGACGTGGGCGCGGGGGTCGGCTCGTGAAGCGCGCGCTGACCTGGGTGGCCGCCCTCGCGATGCTCGTCGCGGCGTGGGTCATCTCGGGCGAGACACCGGACGGCGAGCAGCGGATCGACGACCCCTTCCCCGTGACCGCCCGGGTGGGAGAAGCGGTCACTTCGGACAACCTCGGGGTGACCGTGCACGACGTGCGCCTCACCGACCGGCTCTCGACAGGCGGGTGGTCCGCGGACGGGACCTGGCTCGTGG
This genomic interval carries:
- a CDS encoding bifunctional proline dehydrogenase/L-glutamate gamma-semialdehyde dehydrogenase, with protein sequence MTDGTAMPNSADDAVTARAIALAERWIAEESGVPVDPAAERLAGVLKDPDGLPFTVGFVDGVMRPESLTAAAANLQRVAPLVPGFLPWYLRAAVRAGGALAPVLPTPVVPIARRVLREMVGHLVVDARPDRLGPALATLRGSGARLNLNLLGEAVLGEDEARRRLDGIHDLIRRDDVDYVSVKVSAIASRLSMWAFDQTVDLVVERLMPLYLSALERGTFLNLDMEEYRDLDLTIAVFTRLLDDDRLARLEAGIVLQAYLPDALPALRRLTEWAQRRVDDGGARIKVRLVKGANLAMERVDAAMHGWELATHASKLDTDASYLRCLHEALDVKRTRAVRIGVAGHNLFDIAYAWELAGERGVRDDIEFEMLLGMAQGQVDAVAREVGGVLLYTPVVRPDEFDVAISYLVRRLEENASSENFLSAAFDLASDAALRERERERFVASVARASGADLPASARRRQDRAGEGSTAPDDASGVDRADASDTSEAAPLLTMPETEDASDGPDLTQVVLQIAQGEGDGGGRADMFGGEAFVDTAVFAGREERSAGRPEAGAPGFHNTPDSDPSLPGNRAWAAQILARVEASDAGIRTISDARVDDETRLDAIVADVRAAGAAWGARSAAERAAVLRSAARTLEARRGELIEVAAAETGKVLAEADVEVSEAVDFANYYAATAKELDRVAGAVFVPARLTVVAPPWNFPLAIPAGGVLAALAAGSGVVLKPAPQARRCAAVLADALWDAGVPRDVLALVDLDEDALGRRLIAHDGVDRVILTGSWETAALFRSWRHDLRLLAETSGKNAMIVMPSADLDLAASDLVKSAFGHAGQKCSAASLAILVGSVARSERFARQLVDATESLRVGLPSDPRSEVGPVIERPHGRLAWALTELDDGEEWLVEPRPVESGAPGGGDGRLWRPGIRVGVRPGSRTHLEEFFGPMLGVIHTSSLADAIEIQNAVAYGLTAGLHTQNPEDLAVWLTEVRAGNLYVNRGITGAIVQRQPFGGWKRSAVGPGAKAGGPNYLVGLGSWRPSSPGPISSTLHLRGLDSRITDLIESAQPSLEYESFEWLRRGALSDAVAWDREFGRVRDVSRLGVERNLFRYRPVEVAVRAARDASWHELLRVVVAGVRAGAGFTLSAPLGLPAAVRHALGDRDVPVFVESDEEWIDRVRIVASEDDGVRVRLVGPAASVAALRSAVGAATKGDPSIAVYAEPVTTAGRIELLPFLHEQSISITAHRFGTPDRWSEGVI